ACAACCGCACAAATTCGTGAAAATAGCTTCGTCATTATTTTTTGCCTCCTTAACAGTTTTTAGTTAATTATCAGTCCTTCCTTGTTTTTACAACACCCGGAATGTAAAAAAAACTTGCCAAACCGCTTGGAACATGGGATCAATCATTACCCCCTGTCATTAATTACAGTCTGTTAAATTAAAACGGTTGGTGTATGAACCAGGACTCTTTCAAGAAATTATGTATTGCCAATATCCTTAACGGGGTATCTGACGGGTTGCGCAAATATTCCAATCCCAGCCGCGTTGCACTGCTGTTTGCACCGGGGCCGGATGATCCTGTTCAGGTATTTGACCCCCAGGATCTTTTGTTTGGGCATGAAACCGTGCTTGAGGAAGTCTTTGTTGTTAATGAGGAACGCTGGCGGCAAGAGATTATAGAACAGATTGAAGGTCAGCCAAAAGGCCTTTTGATCCCCCAGGAAACATTAGGATTGTCAGGGCTTATCGCATTTGCAGGCGCAAGCAGTGAATTTTTTTACCAGGTCTGGTTTACCGAGCACCATCCTGACATGTGTTCCATCAAGCCGACAGAAAAATGGCTGGAACAGGCCGCGTCTCTGCTTGTCCATGACTATACCTCGGGAAATCCCCCCATCAACTGTTCGGATTATGTGCTCAAAAATTATGCACTACAGGCCATAGCTGATTATATGGTGGATGAACGCAACAGTCATCTGGGGTATGATACCAAAATTCAGATCCCAACGATTTTAAATTATATTTTGTCCATTTCAAAAACCCGAGAAGAGGGTGCCTGGGCAAGGGGGGTTCTTTTTTTTACGGATCCGGTCAATATAGAGTCCATTGATTTTCTGACCATGTTTCGGCGAAATGAACGGCCGGTAATTTCTAATATCAAACACATCAGAAAGCTTCTTGTCAGCGTGGAGCGGTCAAATCGTAAACTGGTTTCCGACGGCGATTATGTTGTGGGGATCTCATTGGCCCGTGTCCCTGAGTATGCCATTATCGCTGATTTCCGGGGGGATCACGGTTTTTTGAGTCTGGGTACCCAGAGACTCGCCTCATTTTGTGACGGCAATTTTTATTCAACCACCAGGGAAAATAAACTGGTGGAGTTGGAAGAGTTGCTTTTGGATTCACCACTTGACATTGAAACGGCCGGCACCTTGTTCAGTGT
The DNA window shown above is from uncultured Desulfobacter sp. and carries:
- a CDS encoding DNA integrity scanning protein DisA nucleotide-binding domain protein, translating into MNQDSFKKLCIANILNGVSDGLRKYSNPSRVALLFAPGPDDPVQVFDPQDLLFGHETVLEEVFVVNEERWRQEIIEQIEGQPKGLLIPQETLGLSGLIAFAGASSEFFYQVWFTEHHPDMCSIKPTEKWLEQAASLLVHDYTSGNPPINCSDYVLKNYALQAIADYMVDERNSHLGYDTKIQIPTILNYILSISKTREEGAWARGVLFFTDPVNIESIDFLTMFRRNERPVISNIKHIRKLLVSVERSNRKLVSDGDYVVGISLARVPEYAIIADFRGDHGFLSLGTQRLASFCDGNFYSTTRENKLVELEELLLDSPLDIETAGTLFSVVSGLIHKAGHSHYGSTVVIDMNDEPLVLSGHVLDPPLCLLDSDNYELASAFMRIDGAVQITPDAKIRGFGCLLDGQSVTWENMARGARYNSALRFSATTSKVIVVVVSADRPISIIYNGIELNGMSRWKPIYQYMPEILTLEQHLHGVQI